A single region of the Cynocephalus volans isolate mCynVol1 chromosome 12, mCynVol1.pri, whole genome shotgun sequence genome encodes:
- the LOC134360800 gene encoding ATP synthase subunit beta, mitochondrial: MLCLVGRVAAASASGALRGLSPSASLPQAQLLLRAVPAAVHPAREYAAQTSTSPKASAATGRIVAVIGAVVDVQFDEGLPPILNALEVQGRETRLVLEVAQHLGESTVRTIAMDGTEGLVRGQKVLDSGAPIKIPVGPETLGRIMNVIGEPIDERGPIKTKQFAAIHAEAPEFMEMSVEQEILVTGIKVVDLLAPYAKGGKIGLFGGAGVGKTVLIMELINNVAKAHGGYSVFAGVGERTREGNDLYHEMIESGVINLKDATSKVALVYGQMNEPPGARARVALTGLTVAEYFRDQEGQDVLLFIDNIFRFTQAGSEVSALLGRIPSAVGYQPTLATDMGTMQERITTTKKGSITSVQAIYVPADDLTDPAPATTFAHLDATTVLSRAIAELGIYPAVDPLDSTSRIMDPNIVGNEHYDVARGVQKILQDYKSLQDIIAILGMDELSEEDKLTVSRARKIQRFLSQPFQVAEVFTGHMGKLVPLKETIKGFQQILAGEYDHLPEQAFYMVGPIEEAVAKADKLAEEHSS; the protein is encoded by the coding sequence ATGTTGTGTCTTGTGGGTCGTGTGGCTGCTGCCTCGGCCTCCGGGGCCTTGCGGGGACTCAGCCCTTCAGCGTCGCTACCCCAAGCTCAGCTCTTGCTGCGAGCCGTCCCGGCAGCGGTCCATCCTGCCAGAGAATATGCGGCGCAAACATCTACTTCACCGAAGGCAAGCGCCGCCACTGGACGCATCGTTGCGGTCATCGGTGCGGTGGTGGACGTCCAGTTTGATGAGGGACTACCACCTATCCTAAATGCCCTGGAAGTGCAAGGCAGGGAGACAAGGCTGGTTTTGGAGGTGGCTCAGCATTTGGGTGAGAGCACAGTAAGAACCATTGCTATGGATGGTACAGAAGGTTTGGTTAGAGGCCAGAAAGTCCTGGATTCTGGTGCACCAATCAAAATTCCTGTTGGTCCTGAGACTTTGGGAAGAATCATGAACGTCATTGGAGAACCTATTGATGAGAGAGGTCCCATCAAAACCAAACAATTTGCTGCTATTCATGCTGAGGCTCCTGAATTCATGGAGATGAGTGTGGAGCAGGAAATTCTGGTGACTGGTATCAAGGTTGTGGATCTGCTAGCTCCCTATGCCAAGGGTGGCAAAATTGGGCTCTTTGGCGGTGCTGGAGTTGGCAAGACAGTACTGATCATGGAGTTAATCAACAATGTTGCCAAAGCCCATGGAGGTTACTCTGTGTTTGCTGGTGTTGGTGAGAGGACCCGAGAGGGCAATGACTTATACCATGAAATGATTGAGTCTGGTGTTATCAACTTAAAAGATGCTACCTCCAAGGTAGCGCTGGTGTATGGTCAAATGAACGAACCACCTGGTGCTCGTGCCCGAGTAGCTCTGACTGGATTGACTGTGGCTGAATACTTCAGAGACCAAGAAGGTCAAGATGTACTGCTGTTTATTGATAACATCTTCCGCTTTACCCAGGCTGGCTCAGAAGTATCTGCTTTATTGGGCAGAATCCCTTCTGCTGTGGGCTATCAGCCTACTCTGGCCACTGACATGGGTACTATGCAGGAAAgaatcaccaccaccaagaagggATCTATCACTTCTGTCCAGGCTATCTACGTGCCTGCTGATGACTTGACTGACCCTGCCCCTGCCACTACCTTTGCCCATTTGGATGCTACCACTGTGCTGTCCCGTGCTATCGCTGAGCTTGGCATCTATCCAGCCGTAGATCCTCTAGACTCCACTTCTCGCATCATGGATCCCAATATTGTTGGCAATGAGCATTATGATGTTGCCCGTGGGGTGCAAAAGATCCTGCAGGACTACAAGTCCCTCCAGGACATCATTGCCATCCTGGGTATGGATGAACTTTCTGAGGAAGACAAGTTGACTGTGTCCCGTGCACGGAAAATACAGCGTTTCTTGTCTCAGCCATTCCAGGTTGCTGAAGTCTTCACAGGTCATATGGGGAAGCTGGTACCCCTGAAGGAGACCATCAAAGGATTCCAGCAGATTTTGGCAGGTGAATATGACCATCTCCCAGAACAGGCCTTCTATATGGTGGGACCCATTGAAGAAGCTGTGGCAAAAGCGGATAAGCTGGCTGAAGAGCATTCATCATGA